Proteins from a genomic interval of Vicia villosa cultivar HV-30 ecotype Madison, WI unplaced genomic scaffold, Vvil1.0 ctg.001687F_1_1, whole genome shotgun sequence:
- the LOC131636284 gene encoding protein NRT1/ PTR FAMILY 6.2-like, with product MEKKMSWTVGDAVDYKGFPADRSKTGGWVPAALILGIEIVERLSTMGIAVNLVTYLMGVMHLPSSTAANTVTDFMGTSFLLCLLGGFLADTFLGRYKTIGIFAAIQTLGTAALAISTKLPQLSPPPCHAGETCKPADGIQMGILYLALYLIALGTGGLKSSISGFGSDQFDEKDEKEKSQMTYFFNRFFFFISLGTLAAVTVLVYIQDKISRSWAYGICSVSMIIAILIFLAGTTRYRYKKSLGSPIVHIFQVIVAAVKKRKMELPYNVGSLYEDTPEDLRIEHTDQFRFLEKAAIVVEGDFDKDLYGSGPNPWKLCSLTRVEEVKMMVRLLPIWATTIIFWTTYAQMITFSVEQASTMQRNVGGFEIPAGSLTVFFVAAILITLAVNDRIIMPLWKKMNGKPGFTNLQRIAIGLLLSAFGMAAASLGEVKRLSVAKGVKGNQTALPISVFLLIPQFFLVGSGEAFIYTGQLDFFITQSPKGMKTMSTGLFLTTLSLGFFISSFLVSVVKKVTGTRDGQGWLADHINKGRLDLFYALLTILSVINFVAFLVCAFWYKPKKAKPSMQMGTINGSSVEEKC from the exons ATG GAGAAGAAAATGAGTTGGACAGTTGGAGATGCTGTTGACTATAAAGGCTTTCCTGCTGATAGGTCCAAAACTGGTGGTTGGGTTCCAGCTGCTCTTATTTTAG GGATTGAAATTGTTGAGAGGCTCTCAACAATGGGAATTGCAGTGAACTTGGTGACATATCTGATGGGAGTCATGCATCTTCCAAGCTCAACTGCAGCCAATACCGTGACTGATTTCATGGGAACATCATTTCTCCTTTGTTTGCTTGGTGGTTTTCTAGCAGATACCTTCCTTGGAAGATATAAGACTATTGGAATCTTTGCTGCAATTCAAACTCTG GGTACTGCAGCATTAGCAATCTCAACAAAGTTGCCACAGCTAAGTCCACCACCTTGTCACGCGGGCGAAACTTGCAAGCCAGCTGATGGAATCCAAATGGGAATCTTGTACTTGGCTCTATACCTTATTGCACTAGGAACGGGCGGACTTAAGTCGAGCATTTCAGGATTTGGTTCAGATCAATTCGATGAGAAAGACGAGAAGGAGAAATCGCAGATGACTTATTTCTTCAACAGGTTTTTCTTCTTCATCAGTTTGGGAACTCTTGCAGCTGTGACAGTACTTGTTTACATACAAGACAAAATTAGTCGAAGTTGGGCTTATGGAATATGTTCGGTTTCGATGATCATAGCCATTTTGATATTCTTAGCGGGGACGACAAGATACCGATACAAGAAGAGTTTGGGAAGTCCTATTGTCCATATTTTTCAAGTTATTGTTGCAGCTGTGAAGAAAAGGAAGATGGAACTTCCATACAATGTTGGATCTTTGTATGAGGACACTCCTGAGGATTTAAGAATAGAGCACACCGATCAGTTTCG TTTTTTGGAGAAGGCCGCGATTGTGGTAGAAGGTGATTTTGACAAGGACTTATATGGTTCTGGTCCGAATCCATGGAAGCTGTGCTCACTGACAAGAGTAGAAGAGGTGAAAATGATGGTGAGACTTCTACCAATATGGGCCACAACCATTATATTTTGGACCACATATGCACAAATGATCACCTTTTCAGTTGAACAAGCTTCCACAATGCAAAGGAATGTTGGAGGTTTTGAAATCCCTGCAGGATCTCTCACCGTCTTCTTTGTGGCCGCAATCCTAATCACTCTCGCAGTCAATGATCGAATCATCATGCCCCTTTGGAAGAAAATGAACGGCAAACCAG GTTTCACCAATCTACAAAGGATTGCCATTGGACTTTTGCTATCAGCATTTGGAATGGCAGCAGCTTCTCTAGGTGAGGTGAAAAGGTTATCAGTGGCAAAAGGTGTAAAAGGAAACCAAACAGCACTACCAATAAGTGTTTTCCTTCTAATTCCACAATTCTTCTTGGTTGGTTCTGGTGAAGCATTCATATACACAGGCCAACTTGATTTCTTCATAACACAATCACCAAAAGGAATGAAGACAATGAGCACTGGTCTCTTCCTCACAACGCTATCGCTCGGTTTCTTCATCAGCAGTTTCCTTGTATCAGTTGTGAAGAAAGTAACTGGCACTAGAGATGGACAAGGATGGCTAGCTGACCATATAAACAAAGGAAGGCTTGACTTGTTCTATGCACTTCTTACCATACTTAGTGTCATCAATTTTGTAGCATTTTTGGTGTGTGCATTTTGGTATAAGCCTAAGAAGGCCAAGCCATCAATGCAAATGGGGACAATCAACGGATCTTCAGTTGAGGAGAAGTGCTAA